In a single window of the Gadus chalcogrammus isolate NIFS_2021 chromosome 20, NIFS_Gcha_1.0, whole genome shotgun sequence genome:
- the LOC130373165 gene encoding uncharacterized protein LOC130373165, whose amino-acid sequence MVMFDAANNTWHCHCVKAKQSCVHKAIAKWHFFQTRKELFTGDESEVSQESQDSEDQVETVTSKHLQYPPRGEDLERIVRYTQHKKRIPADLPAKVYGLTSETEVVKHLIPKECVCPECPADLPLGEPFIISSSAKIITVKGIIEGVTTYGKKCSRCGMVVRYQEWEDGLHNFNDKVILTLHFCLYLRNCLQVKVQEFNT is encoded by the exons ATGGTCATGTTTGACGCAGCTAATAACACGTGGCATTGCCATTGTGTCAAGGCCAAACAGTCCTGTGTCCACAAAGCCATTGCAAAATGGCACTTTTTCCAGACAAGGAAGGAGCTCTTCACGGGAGATGAGAGCGAGGTTAGTCAAGAGAGTCAGGACTCTGAAGACCAGGTGGAAACAGTTACCTCAAAACATTTGCAGTATCCCCCTCGAGGTGAGGACTTGGAGAGAATTGTTCGGTACACCCAACACAAGAAAAGGATTCCTGCAGACTTGCCTGCAAAGGTGTATGGGTTGACAAGTGAGACGGAAGTGGTCAAACATCTGATACCCAAAGAGTGTGTTTGTCCAGAATGTCCTGCTGATCTTCCCCTTGGTGAACCCTTTATCATCAGTAGTTCAGCAAAAATCATTACAGTCAAGGGCATCATTGAGG GTGTGACAACTTATGGGAAAAAATGCAGTAGATGTGGAATGGTGGTGCGGTACCAGGAGTGGGAGGATGGCTTGCATAATTTCAACGACAAAGTCATTCTAACCCTCCATTTTTGCTTGTATCTGCGGAACTGCCTCCAGGTCAAAGTCCAAGAATTCAATACGTGA
- the LOC130373077 gene encoding uncharacterized protein LOC130373077 — MTLGHNIYNWNFPNSTLAWNYIFKCIIDVLFQTHTALGRAIETWELTSGQQYPNRNSIIHGYLHFEALTDHDYNFSCVRCGHHPPVVVMDLHKSCVFSLAVSELEDPPDGFGGEVDIEEFWDSLCVERIARGFVPSDRQNPFAVKPTYHQWAPWIGPHTRKSSKVLNTEHEKVHNTRHPNEQTEIDITEDRLLDEISNLKVHAIRKLCRECRIDSKGSKMDLILRLREEMKTRSKYDKIFQKVWGASGGWAVVMCPCGQVVSLKCNIRAESPRDYADLLLSWKHMPNVSIYDFARGLAVHANLREPEKIPFSPHEGRLLDPSPGNIQWAANGGTVHLPWLNTRKTVPDLGGHPLTGSAEHYCLYDTFHEGNTKDPKDVLRRIKMVPELAGKINSQVAEQLFSTMKKSNYYMNMLSPSAHVFLMRNVIHNYNQRKTQKIMLELKKLVTPEMQLCFNVHGQAEFCTSQPTELSPDSVVASSKRAEMEYSSDPDLSPPSKRSKLQLISSAVDPRTNSNITVADWKQLPNARLSELLDYVLDVKGDPKEEIIQTPNWIVRRSDFWTLGLERDVEATIANCCLNIIAKTANANGIATLAVDAYVVVTWLPPYEASPTAEMICDFASKDVVLLPAWQPGHWTLCYPGTCYVQWTMEGTVLG, encoded by the exons ATGACATTAGGCCACAACATATATAATTGGAACTTTCCCAATAGTACACTTGCATGGaattacattttcaaatgtattattgatGTTTTATTCCAGACTCACACAGCTCTGGGTCGTGCAATCGAGACGTGGGAGCTGACGTCGGGACAGCAGTACCCAAACAGAAATAGCATTATTCACGGATACCTACATTTTGAAGCACTGACGGACCATGACTACAATTTTTCCTGTGTCCGCTGTGGACATCACCCTCCTGTGGTGGTAATGGATCTGCACAAGAGCTGTGTCTTCAGCTTGGCGG tCAGTGAACTAGAGGATCCACCAGATGGCTTTGGAGGGGAGGTGGACATAGAAGAGTTCTGGGACTCTCTATGTGTAGAGAGGATTGCACGTGGGTTTGTTCCAA GTGATCGGCAAAATCCCTTTGCTGTTAAACCTACGTACCACCAATGGGCCCCGTGGATTGGACCTCACACCCGCAAATCCAGCAAGGTGCTCAATACCGAGCATGAAAAGGTCCACAACACCAGGCACCCAAACGAACAGACAGAGATTGACATTACAGAGGACAGGCTACTAGATGAAATATCAAATTTGAAG GTCCATGCCATCCGAAAGCTGTGCAGGGAGTGCAGAATCGATTCAAAAGGTTCCAAAATGGATTTGATTCTAAGGCTTCGGGAAGAGATGAAAACCCGAAGCAAATATGATAAAATATTTCAAAAGGTTTGGGGAGCATCTg GTGGCTGGGCTGTTGTTATGTGTCCCTGTGGACAGGTAGTATCTTTAAAGTGCAACATTCGGGCAGAAAGTCCAAGAGATTATGCCGATTTATTGCTGTCATGGAAGCACATGCCAAATGTTTCTATATATGACTTCGCGAGAGGACTGGCAGTGCATGCCAACCTCAGAGAACCTGAGAAGATCCCTTTCAGCCCTCATGAGGGTAGGCTATTGGACCCCAGCCCTGGAAACATACAGTGGGCAGCCAATGGTGGGACGGTTCATCTACCATGGCTCAACACAAGGAAGACTGTACCGGACCTGGGTGGCCATCCCCTGACTGGGTCAGCAGAGCACTATTGTCTGTATGACACTTTTCATGAGGGGAACACCAAAGATCCGAAGGATGTTCTCCGGAGGATCAAAATGGTTCCTGAACTGGCAGGGAAGATCAACAGCCAGGTTGCAGAGCAACTGTTTTCCACAATGAAGAAAAGCAATTATTATATGAACATGCTCTCACCATCGGCTCATGTCTTCCTGATGCGCAATGTAATACACAATTACAATCAGCGCAAAACCCAAAAAATCATGTTGGAACTGAAGAAACTGGTAACTCCTGAAATGCAGCTGTGTTTCAATGTGCATGGGCAGGCAGAATTCTGTACCTCCCAGCCAACAGAGCTTAGCCCCGACTCAGTTGTTGCCTCCTCTAAGCGAGCAGAAATGGAGTATAGCTCGGACCCAGATCTGTCACCACCCTCAAAAC GCTCAAAGTTACAGTTGATCTCCTCAGCTGTTGACCCCCGTACCAACTCCAACATCACAGTGGCGGATTGGAAGCAACTACCAAACGCAAGACTGAGTGAATTA CTGGACTATGTATTGGACGTTAAGGGTGACCCTAAGGAGGAAATAATCCAAACTCCCAACTGGATAGTCAGAAGGTCTGACTTTTGGACTCTGGGTCTAGAACGAGACGTTGAAGCAACG ATTGCAAATTGTTGTTTGAACATTATCGCCAAGACAGCAAATGCAAAT GGCATTGCAACCCTGGCTGTGGATGCATATGTGGTGGTAACCTGGCTTCCTCCATATGAGGCTTCTCCCACGGCTGAAATGATT TGCGACTTTGCATCCAAAGACGTGGTGCTTCTCCCTGCCTGGCAGCCAGGGCACTGGACATTGTGT